The DNA window TAGTGCAATTTTGTATATATGCTTACAAATACCGCCCTCTGGCTGCAGTAATGGGTGCATGCGCTGTTTCTCTCTAGTCCTGTATTTATTATAGATGCAGATGTGGTGACCCTGTCCCTCTTCCTCACCCCTGGCCTTAGAGAGGACTATGAGCCCCAGGGGTCCCAGCCCCAACCCCAACGCCCCGTCCGAGTACTGCTCCACCGTACCACCCCTGCAGCAGGCCCGCACCTCCGGGACCCTCAGCTCTGCTCCGCCCACTGTCATGGTGCCCGTCTCCGTACTCAAGCACCCCGGCAACGAGGGTACAGTCCACCCTGAGCACCCTGTGCTTGTTTAATGATAGTGTAGCGTAGAATAGAGCACAGCAGTGGAGATGTAACACACGagtcatcacttcctgtttcagaccTGTCACTTCCTGCCACCAGGTCCCCCCGCAGCGTTACCTCGAGAGCAGCGGCGTGTGTGGTTTGCTGACGGGCTTCTGCCGAACGGGGAGGTCGCGGACACCACCAGGCTCTCCGCAGGGGGCAACAAGAGGAGCTCCGTGGACTCCAGCTCTGTCACAACAGAGCCCCCGGTGGTGAGAGCAAGAACTGTGCTTCTGTTTTAACACTAGAATGGTAGCTGTTGTAGagaccagggccctgtttcacaaataaGGATTACTGTTAGCTGGATGACTGCACGAACACGAACCAAattaaaaagagctgttccgggttttactcagaaCAGTTTTTCAGCTAACTTGGTGATCCTACTTCATTAAACTAGGCCCAGATCCTGTTCAGAATCAGTCAATTCATGACATGAACCAAATTCATTGAAAAAAGTAGTTTGGACGTCTTTCAGTTCATtcactgaatttcattttcatttcctgaaGTGGCTGAATCTGAACGGATTTGACCTTTCTGAAACAGGACAATTTGTTGTGATGCCATTCACGGTGGTGCTTTCACTGTTAGCTTtgactttcatttttgtgaatgaCAATATTGGGAGTGTTTCCAGCAGTCTTCGCGTCTCTCCCTGGTGGCAGGTGAAGGGAACATTGGACCCACAGGCGAAGGTCTCGCAGGAGAACGGGCCCGCGGAGGGCCAGGGAGCAGAAGAGCGCCCCCCAGTGCCAGGGCCCTGGGACTACAGCCTGCTGTGTAGAGTGGCTGGCTGTGTGGAGAGAAACAGCAGCCTTctgccagaggaggaggagggtctACCCCCCCTGCTCATCATCACTGAGGAGGAACTtggaggaggtgaagaggagagggggtggagagacTTGTGGgtaaaggagagagaatgaggggtGCAGCAGACCTAGGAGAGGAGAGATTGGGGTTGCTGGGTTGATTcctttcctctgtgtgtgtgtgtgtgtgtgtgtctgcgtatgtgtgtgtttatttatgcgAGGTAGACCCTGTTAATGCATGTAATCTTTGCAGATGTGTTGACACAAGagcgcccctcccccagccaaaTCCTGCGACTCCTGGAAGAAGGGGGGCCacaacctttgacctttgtACTCAACGTCAACCTGCTCGTCAACGTGAAGCTGGTCACCTGTGAGTGCACCTGTCTAGCCAGTCCAATCCAGTCCGGTCTGTGGAAACTAAAACGACAGTTTCCTACACCAATGGCTGACTGTGATCTTTCCCTCTTCTCTTGTGACTTCCTGTGGGTCAGACTGCGAAAGGAAGTGCTGGTTCTTCGGCTCCAATGGGctccggggggcggggcagcaaGAGCTGGTTTTCCTCATCCAGAAGCTGCCAGAAGAGGGCGCTGTCCCCAGAGACATCTTCAGCCTCTACATCAGGATATACCAGGATGCCCAGAGAGGTGAGATGCAGCTGAAGCCACATATCTCTGGTAAATCCCTGTAACCCTCCCTCACTGCAGCCCAGCCAGAGCTCAGAGGatccctcttcttctcctcagGGAGGTTTGTGGAGGACCTGGGCAGCCTGACGCCGGAGGACAGCTTTCTGGGCAGCGGGGAGCACGGCGGGTTCCTGTTCTTCTCTCCCACCCACCAGCCCCTGGGGGGCCTCTCTCTTCCCCCGCCGCCCTTCCTGTGCGGGGTTCTGGTCCTCAGACCGGAGGTGCCCTGGGCCAAAGTGTTCCCCCTGCGCCTGTTGCTCCGGCTCGGGGCCGAGTACAGCGGTGAGCCCCGCAAACTCCCGCCTGTCCAACAAACATAGACTGAAGGAGCCCGTGGAACAGAAACTTATGACATTGCATTACTTTTATGCATTTTCTAGATGCTCTTTCAGGAGCATAAGAGCAAACGGAAAGGTTAAGACAAAGAAGGGCTAGGTACCAAGTCAGGATCACAATGCATAGTGCCTATTAATGGTAGCACtaatattattcttattattattattcttcttattattattattatttttattattattattgttaccaGAACCACCACCTTTGTTTCACTAGTAGGTCCCACCAGACCTGTAAAACCTCAAAACCTATGGACACCTAGTCAAGATTAAATGAGCACagaccaaaggaaaaaaaagttcaccaTCCCCTTACTGTCTGAAGCCATCTGAGCACATTTTTAGAGTGTTAGCATTTCGCTGCCAAGTCGAAGCTCAGTAAATGCCCATGAATTGATTTTCTCTTCACGGACTGGCTTCTTGTATATTTTTTGATTGTCTGGTGCCGTTGTGGAAAGCCAGGTACTTTTACAGTGCCCTGTGGTCGCACTCAGACCAAACAGActgtttgacctttgacccctggtGTCCCCCTCAGTCTATCCCAGCGCGCTGGTGAGCGTGAGGTCCCGCAAGGCCGTGTACAGGGAGACGGGGCACACGATCATGAACCTGCTCGCTGTGAGTGTCTCTCCCCTGTCCTGGGGTACCCCACAAGGATGCCAGACCCTAAAATATCTCTGTCCTCCCGCTCAGACTCTCTATGAGTACGGGCTCGGACCTGTGCTCTCCGGAGATCAGAGAGCTTCTTTCTGGTATTCCGTGTTTGTTTTAGAACTGCGCAGAGGTGTTATGGCTGAGCATTACTGAATAAATGACCTGGTGATGACGGGTACACATCACTCATGAATGCATGACTAGGCCCTGGGTTAGCCTGTGCTGATCTCAGACAAGTTAGCAGTGTGGAGCACTCTGATaggctgctgttgctgtgggGTTGATGTAAGGTTGTTGTCAGGTATCTGAGGGCTGGATTAACAGCCGATCTCCATCCACAGGACCTCAGGAACTTCCAGTACAGCCTGCCCGTGGTGGAGGGTCTGCAGGTGCACATGGAGATGGGAAACAGCTACATCCTCATTCCCAAAGCCAGATTTACTCAGGTGGGTGTTACTGAGGCTGCCTGCTCTATCCAAACCAGACCAAGACCCCTGGGATTCTGTTTTTCTAGATCTGTTGATGTCTCTCTGTGGTCTCTCCTGGTCTTTCAGGGTGTCACCTGGTCTTTTGTTttgctgtcattttcatttgtgattAAGTTTAAGAACTGCTGTAGACAGTGCAGTGAATGAACATCAAAAGATGtcccttaaccctttgaagagtaggttttttgtactgtttttaagtcagtgttctagagctccattgctttcctttgccagtagtgattgttacatcagcattagaatgttcagttaagaacatccTAGtctcatatttgtgatcttacaccttaattAGCCTCACCAAAGTAGTCACCATTTgtcttttcttctgtttttgtgttttatatctATGGGCTATAACATGGAGGATTTCTGTGGAGCTGTGaactaattgtgtgtgtgtgcttgtacatgTGTTTGCGCATGTCACATTTCTCAGATGATGAAAGTGGTGAATTCGTCCAATGAGCACGTGATCAGTGTGGGCGCCAGTTTCAGCCGGGAGGCTGACTCCCACCTGGTCTGCTTCCAGAACGAGGACGGGAACTACCAGACCCAGGCCaacggcattctgggaaagacCCGGACCGGTGAGATTTCAATGGTGTCACCCAGCAAATTCGAGCAGTACATATCGGCCTGGCTTAGGGTCTGTACTTCAATAATGAACTGTAATTTAAAATCTCCTGGTACAGTTGGCATGAGCTTTTTcctatacacatatacacacgcactaTATTTCATGTGGGTTCATATCCAAATATctgaagagaaataaaaatcatacaAGAATCCAGCGTCAAGTTGGTAGAAAAACTGGGTGATTCAGTCTAACCCCTCATCTCTCCTGTAACAGAGTGACGCATCCACTGAAGGATTGTTCTGTGTGTTGCAGTGACGGGGGCCAGCTTTGTGGTGTTCAATGGAGCTCTGAAAGCCTCTTCGGGTTTCATGGCCAGGTCCAGCATTGTTGAAGGTACATGCAGTTCGGCCTCAATGTAGCACGTCAGCAAGGAGCAGATTAGCCATGAAGCTCCAATTATAGTCATAAACGAGATGCAGGGTGTGACTTTCTCTTTGTAATGGGGATTTGAAGTTGATGCGTGTGAAGCCGCTGATCTTTGCATGTAATGCTGGTCTCATCTCCTCATTTAGTGCTGCTGATCGCTGTGTGTAACGCCGATCATCACTGTACATACCGTAGTGCCCCTAACCTCTGCTTGTCACACTGCTGATTTCAAACTGTGAGCAGTGGTCATTTCTGCATGAATAGGGCTGTTTTTTatcaaaaataatcacattattatGTGCGAACAACTAGTAGactttatttcaacatttaattaCTTAAACCCTTCTATCTcatatctgtttttgttcttgaatAGACTGACTGATGGTTCAGATGTTTCTGTTCTTGAACAGCTGGACTGATGGTTCAGATGTTTCTGTTCTCAAACAGACGGACTGATGGTTCAGATGTTTCTGTTATCAAACAGACGGACTGATGGTTCAGATGTTTCTGTTCTCAAACAGACGGACTGATGGTACAGATGTTTCTGTTCTCAAACAGATGAACTGATGGTGcagatgtttttgttcttgaacAGACAGGCTGATGGTTCAAATGTTTTGGTTCCTGAATAGACCGACTGATGGTTCAGATGTTTCTGTTCTTGAACAGCTGGACTGATAGTTCAGATGTTTCTGTTCTCAAACAGACGGACTGATGGTACAGATGTTTCTGTTCTCAAACAGATGGACTGATGGTTCAGATGTTTCTGTTCTCAAACAGACGGACTGATGGTTCAGATGTTTCTGTTCTCAAACAGACGGACTGATGGTTCAGATGTTTCTGTTCTCAAACAGACGGACTGATGGTTCAGATCACGCCCGACACTATTGAAGGCTTGCGCCAAGCCCTGAAGGAGCAGAGAGACTTCCAGATCCCCTGCGGGAGGGCCGACTCCGTGGGGACGCGGGAGAACATCAATGTGCGCTGGGTGGACCGTATGCCTCTCACTAATGTGGGGTAGGACAACCATGAGAAAAACTAACCAAACCGTAACCGCTGCCCACTAATGTTGGATAGGGCAGCCATGAGAAAAACTAACGAAACCATGACCACTGCTCACTAATGTTGGGTAGGACAAGCTTgggaaaaacaaaccaaaccatGACCACTGCACACTAATGTTGGGTATGGTAACCTTGGGAAAAAACTGACTAAACTGTGACTGCTGCACACTAATGTTGGGTAGGGCAAGCTTGGGAAAAACGAACCAAACTGTGACCTCCACTCAGTAATGTTGGATAGGGCAACCTTGGGAAAAACTGACTAAACCGTGACCACTGCTCTCTAATGTCATTAGGTAAACTGCAAGGACAGCGAATCATACAATAAGCTCTTTTCTCTCATGCTGTGTGGGACAGTGATGGAAAAAACTACCATTACCatgggtgggggtttgggttaGCATGTAAGTCTGAGGGTGTCACAGATATCAACAGATAGAATCATGAAGGTGTGATTTAATTGAAAAGCTACTGCtctcattgggcctcattcatgaaacgtgtacgatcacatttgatcgtaaactgcacgtaagaacgtttccaagaacattttggtattcatcattttttcttatctgtatttgttcatggctgtttccttatgcaaatcaaatgaATGGTATTacacataaaatttaaaaacagccagcattcatcatctcatacacctgggatatgcacgaATACAAAGGTCCGCATAtatgtcatgaatctcatagtttttttgtgggaacatttttaagaacaacaCGTGTGTTTGTCCCGGCAGAGTGACCAGTCCTGTGGACGGCAGGTCACTGGACGAGGCCCTGAGGGTTCTCATGGAGCATGACACGGAGTTCCAGAGGGACGGCAAGGCCATAAAGTgcactgaggtgtgtgtgtgcgtgtgagtgtgtgtgtgtatgtgtctgtgtgtctgtgagtgtgtgcgtgcgtgtgtgtgtgtgcgcgtatgtgtgtgtgtgtgtggtgtatgtgagtgtgtggtgtggtgcatgtgtgtgcgagtgtggtgtatgtgcatgtgtgtggggtgtatgtgtgtggtgtgtgcagtgcatgtgtgcgcgtctTTGTGGTCCTCTCACTTCTGATAAAGGGAAATGAACTGATTGATTTGGCCTGCTTGCAGAAGGACAGGGAAAAACAGCGCCCCACCCCAGCAGCTGTCTGTTGAAACtgcatctccctctgtctccaggTGTTCTACCTGCCGAAGGCCCCGGGCTGCCCTGTCTCGGCTGTGCCGTTGCCGCTCGGCCGTTTGCAGCAGGAAATCGCCAGGGCAACCTGCGCAGCCCTGTGCCCCAACCTCACCGTGCTAAAGGACCAGGGCATCAACTGCCTGGGCCTCCGCGTCTCATCTGACACAGACATGGTAACCAGGGCAACGTGTGTCTGTCCATCCCACTGTCTGTGTCTGGTATGGCTTATGTTGCAGAGGCCCTCAAGCAGTCTTCTGTGCCAAATAATTACTTTGTAACAAGTAATTCAAAGGAGATGTAATTGTTAGAATTATGATAGGAATAGTTTTCCTGGTGACCAAATTAGAGTAATTGCTTTCCTAGATCACATGTATGTCCACGCATGTGAGCGTTTacgttcatgtgtgtgtgagtgtttcattgtgtgcgtttgtgtgacaGAGATAagtatgtgtctgagtgtgtcattgttcgcgtgtgtgtatatgtgcgtgcgcgtgtgagtgtgtgtatgagcatgtgtgtgttgtctcTGCGTCAGCCCCTTCTCTTGACGCTCAGGTGGAGTACCAGGCGGGCTCCGCAGGGCGTGTCCTGCCCCAGCGCTACATGAACGATCTGGACGGTGCCTTGATCCCGGTCATCCACGGCGGGGCCTCCAGCATCCCGCCACAGCCCGCGGACATGGAGCTGCTCTTCTACGTCGCCGAAACCATCTGAGTCTCCCAGCACTGACCCTCTGTAAGAGCcttatcgggggggggggtgtgggtcaCCCCACAGGAGTGTGGGCTGGAACCTTCCCCGTGCAGAGACCGGTGGTCAACCTAGCCCCCGACGGGACAGTTCTCCGCTCCCTCGCGCTAAACCCGAACACAGGTGTCCCACGGGAGGTGCTCAGTGAGCTCCTGCAAAACTTCACAGGAATGTGGAGATTGAACCCGCGTCAAACACTCAAGAGCGGTTGCGTGTAAGTTATTGAAAATGCGAAAATGCTCAACCTCCCCGAACACTTGACCCTTAAGAATAAGAAGGACCGAAAACCAGGAGACAGCTGTCAGGAAGAATGGTTCCCCCTTAGGCCTTTATGGCCATTCATGGGAAATTGCTGAAAGTATACCAACCACGACTGTGTAAAGCAGCAGTTTAGGGGTTTTAACTTTAAACGTGTAAAGCAAGTACAGGTACATAAGTGTGCACTGCTAAAAAGGCAAGGCAGTTGTAGCTAAGCTAGCCTGTGTACAGAGATGCTTCCCTCAGTTTCGATGCTGGGATTTGATCTTGAAATGTGATTTAGGCTCATCATCACCACATTTTAACAACAGTGGTAAGCAAGCATACTAAACTAGAAATGTTTGTACAGTCAGGTctataaatatttggacattgacaaagttattgctaccacagcatattggagttgaaattaaataatgaatatgagcagagcaaagtgcagaccttcagctttaatttgaaggtatttacatccaaatcgggtgaacggtgtaggaattacagcactttgtatatgtggtccccccatttttaaGGGACCGAAGGTAATttgacaattggctgctcagctgttccatggccaggtgtgttattccctcattatttcatttacaagtaagcagataaaaggtctagaattgattGCAAGTGTGGCATTTACATTTGGAAcctgttgctgttaactctcaatatgaagtccaaagagctgtcactgtcggtgaagcaaaccatcattaggctgaaaaaaaaaacccatcaaaGAGATAGaaaaaacattaggtgtggccaaatcaactatttggtacattcttaaaaagaaagaacacactggtgagctcaggaacaccaaaaggccccgaagaccacagaaaacatctgtggtggatgacagaagaatactttctctggtgaagaaaaaccccttcacaacagttggccagatcaagaacaccctccaggaggtaggcgtATCTGTGTCTAAGTTaacaatcaagagaagacttcaccagagtaaatacagagggtttaccacaagatgtaaaccattgataagcctcaaaaacaggaagaccagattagattttgccaaaaaaaacatctaaaaaagcctgtacagttctggaacaacatcttatggacagatgagataaaggtcaacttgtaccagaatgatgggaagagaagagtatggagaGGGGAAGGcactgctcattatccaaagcataccacctcacctgtgaagcatggtggaggtagtgttatggcgtgggcatgtatggctgccactggaactggttcccttgtatttattgatgatgtgactgctgacaaaagcagcaggatggatTCTGAAAtgtatagggctatattatcttctcagattcagccaaatcCTTCAAAATTCATTGAACGgtgcttcacagtgcagatggacaatgacccaaagcatactgcaaaagcaacccaagactttttaaggcaaagaagtggaatgttctgcaatggcaaagtcaatcacctgacctgaatccaattgagcatgcatttcacttgctgaaggcaaaacgccccaagaacaagcaggaactgaagacagctgcagtagaggcctggcagagcgtcaccagggaagaaacccaCTCATCTGGTGATGAgtatgggttcaagacttcaggcagtcattgactgcaaaggatttgcaaccaagtattaaaaatgacaatttaatttatgattatgttagtttgtccaattacttttgagcccctaaaattgggggggggggggctatgtataaaaatggttgtaattcctacatcgttcatacaatatttttgacaaaacccttaaattaaagctaaaagtctacacttaaatcacatcttgattgtttaatttcattatggtggcgtacagagccaaaatgatgaaaattgtgtcactgtccaaatacttatggacctgactgtatgtaCTTTTCATTCTTCaggtaaaatatattattgtaattaaaattaagattattataatgtataatgtattataATGTACTATTAATGgttgttgttcattttcttcattatgtCTAGTAGAGGCCTTAACTCGCTTGTCACTGCTGTCATCTATAGAAACTGTAAGACTCTGAGAAATTCAGTTCGTTGTAACAAGCATAAAACCTATTTTTGAAACCATTCTgtccattaaaatgaatattttcttatatattgTGTGGCCTTTTCAACTGCTGGGAAGTATGCATTACAAACTCAATGTCTTTATGACTGTAGTTGACAGAGTACTGTCTCCATTCCAAATGATTTCATGCATgcagtagtttttttcaccGAGAGACAAAGTTAACATCTGATTCTGAAAActctgcatttgaaaatgacaaatCGGTGACATCGACGCTCAATTTGCATGTGCATCCACTGCTCAGACTGCCATTGCTCATGAAATGCAGCTGGATGGTATTCGGGCTGGTTTTGGCCAGCTATTTACAGGATGGGAGCAGTGTACCACTGAGTATGTGTGCGCTAGCTACCTGCATTGTTTTTACTACCGAGATCTTCTGTGAGAGGATCTGTGGAGAGGATCAAGTGAAGAGCATACATTTCCCACCAtccagtgtgtgtgaaagaagtGTAGTTCAAGCTGGATcagcaggcaaaaaaaagcatagacatgcatatttgaCTAAACTAACTAAACAGCACGCCTTCTGCTAACCTGAGCTTGTCAAGCTTCAGAAGTAAGCGTGTACTGCGCATGTTGAGTGCAAAACATTGGAGTGCCCATTAAAGTAAATGGGGACTATCAGACTTACACAGTCTATCGACAGGATCGCAACAGATATGGAGGTggggtgtgtttgtttattaggAATAATATTGCTGTCTACCCATATGCAAAGATGCAGGAAACTGTGCTGAAACAGTGTGGGTGGAGCTATTTCTTCCTTAAACTAAAGGCAAAGTTGGGGTATGCTATAGGCTTCCAAAGAAAACAGACTTCTATGAACTTTTAGAGTCAAAATGTGGTGAAGGTAACCTCTAATTGAAGAAAGAATATTATTTTACGTGATTTTAATATCAATTTGCTCCTACATCTTAGGGAAAACGGTCTGCTTAAATCCCAATTAATTTTTTCTAAAACATTTGTTCTAAAACAGCTCATATCTCAACAAACTAGAAAATGTGTTGTAAGCGCTTCACTACTGGATCAGAGAATGTAATTGGACAGTGAGAGCAGAGGAGGTTTCTTGGACATTGGACTCTGTGACCACAAATTGATATTCTGTACACGGAAAGTTTGTCTTGGAGACCACCATTCTGTCAAGATTCAATAAACCAGAAAATAAACTAAGGAGATATTTGAGCAGAAATTGAGATGGACTGGTCTGAGGTACTGGCATGTGATGATGTTGATATTGCATGGAgtttgtttaatatttgtgtggaagtatttcattttggctgtcaaatgaatggagcccaatggAGAAACTGGCTTTTGAATGAAAATCACAGatatcagcagggggcgacattacATTCGTGGCTGAGGCTGTGAACCGAAATGCACTGAACATGCGCAGTGCAGGCTTACTTCCGGGTATTCACAATTATTGGAGTACTGGAGTGGTTAGCTGAAGGCGCTATTCCCCGTCTAGTTAAATGTGCACGACTGAGCCAACTAGTTAAACTGCATCTTTATGAGCGCAAGATCTCCCTTTTGGACCCGTCGTTTCCGGGTACACGTCGTCGCGGTTTTCTTGATTGTAGTTGTTGCAGCATGGACTATTTACAGGTTACAGACCAAGATTCCGAGTTTCCCCAACTCAGGTGTGCAGTAAGCTAAGTGTTAGCAGTCTGCTGTCCGATCTTAAGATCTTTTGGTCTTTTCACTCGTAACGTTATTTGTGGTTAGCTTGTACGagatgcagtgcagtgtagcAACATTTCGAATCGGGCTTGGCAATTTCATAGTGATGACCGAAGTGTGACGTCAGTTTTTACCCAAATAAGAAATTCCGGTTTTATCACTTTGCCAGACAGCTTGCGATTTAATATGGATGTCTACTTGTTTACGTAGTGTGTAACAGTTTCGCACCCTAGATGGTGTTGATAACACATACAATGAATTTACCCGGCTGAATTTCTAATGTGTCGGTTTCACATATTTAAAGGACAAAACGATTAGTAAACTGGAACTACAAATCCTATCCATTTTAGTcgtaaaccaaaaaaaaatgaacctgAAGTGATCTTGAAAGCTGACAACACTTCGGTGGTCTATAGTAGCTTAATTGCCAAGTAAAGTTACCAAGGGGGAGTGCAGACCAATGTGCAGACAGAACGATTCATTTTAAAGCTGGTTAGTTAGCTGACATGGTTGACGTCCCACAACGCTTGCAATCTTGCTTCTGTGATTAGCGTCTTAATTCTGATACACTGACCTGCTTACAGGCAAGATGAGCGAACAGACGCTGGACTATCTCAGCAAAGGGAAAATTAAAGAGAGAGATGCTGCGAACGTGGAGTGGTACCATGCTGCCAACAGCAAGGCCAAAATCAACAAAGCACTTACAAGTAAGACATTAAAAAGTTTGACTACGAATCATTTGTCTCGGGGACTGAGGTTCTAGCGTGCCTTTATGTGTTCTGTCCACCGCGGCGATTCAATTGCCGTGCGGGGCTAACAGAAATTTCACACCTTTTAGCAAAATTGCACTGATGGACTGAATCTTGCTGCTCAATTTTACTTTTCTGTTCGAGGTTCTGCACAAATGATTGAGGCGGACATTATTATGAGAGGCCACGACCCCAAAGAGCCAATCATGGCCCATCCCCCTCAGACCGACAGTGACATCACCTTCTGCGATTGGCTGAAGGAGGTGATGGCGTCTGGCAAGGGAATAAAATTAGACTTCAAGAGGTAGTTATAGTACTATCTGTATTATATCTGAATATTATTCTGTTATAATATAACATGACGATAAAATGATTGTAGTGCTACTTTCTTTTCAAGTGATTtgccaattttttatttatttattgtgaaatgctgtcccaaatacactttacagagaaaacagaaaaaggaaaaaaatgatcttACTCAATACCCTGGTTTGGTGAGAAGCTTCATAAGGCTGTTATGCCACAATGAGGAGCCATTTCACTATCAAATAATACTACAGACTGATATTTAAATGCTTTGAAGATAAGGCAGCCACATTAAGTTGCCTTTATGACAGTTTTGAACAGGCCTTTACACACGTTTATGCAGTCAGGAAATGGTGAAATGTTGGCCAAACCCTAAGTTTGGCTGACCAGGCAAACTGTTTTTCCTGGATATTTCGTTTTGGGGCTGAAAATGTCCGTCCTGGTGGAATTCCTTGATTTCTAAAATGTCCGGTTAGGTTTTGCTCGTTCCATAGACCATATAATAAGGC is part of the Anguilla anguilla isolate fAngAng1 chromosome 10, fAngAng1.pri, whole genome shotgun sequence genome and encodes:
- the fam151b gene encoding protein FAM151B isoform X3, giving the protein MSARSPFWTRRFRVHVVAVFLIVVVAAWTIYRLQTKIPSFPNSGKMSEQTLDYLSKGKIKERDAANVEWYHAANSKAKINKALTIRGSAQMIEADIIMRGHDPKEPIMAHPPQTDSDITFCDWLKEVMASGKGIKLDFKSLQAVAPSMQLLGEVRAQLHVPVWINADILPGPGGKATPLEAQAFLEAVGPGHPGDVLSLGWTTGWSPNTDNPGYSWEMVREMEEVCRLLKQPITFPVRAALLPQSYAQLSWLLQQSDRYTPMQVQSDRVDGSE